A window of the Hordeum vulgare subsp. vulgare chromosome 5H, MorexV3_pseudomolecules_assembly, whole genome shotgun sequence genome harbors these coding sequences:
- the LOC123398470 gene encoding thioredoxin M-type, chloroplastic, translating into MALETCLRVWALHAPQTGIRERLSSGSYAPSRPRTAAPAVVLPSPYPFAPVAAQRRSRFVCKCKNVVDEVIVADEKNWDNMVIACESPVLVEFWAPWCGPCRMIAPVIDELAKDYMGKIKCCKVNTDDCPNIASTYGIRSIPTVLMFKDGEKKESVIGAVPKTTLCTIIDKYIGS; encoded by the exons ATGGCCTTGGAGACATGCCTTAGAGTCTGGGCCCTTCACGCCCCCCAGACCGGCATCAGGGAAAGGCTTAGCAGCGGCAGCTATGCGCCATCCAGGCCAAGGACCGCCGCCCCCGCCGTTGTCTTGCCGTCCCCGTACCCGTTCGCTCCGGTGGCAGCACAGCGGCGGTCTCGCTTCGTTTGCAAGTGCAAGAACGTCGTCGACGAAG TGATTGTGGCGGACGAGAAGAATTGGGACAACATGGTGATCGCGTGCGAGTCGCCGGTGCTGGTGGAGTTCTGGGCGCCGTGGTGCGGCCCGTGCCGTATGATTGCGCCGGTGATAGACGAACTGGCAAAGGACTACATGGGGAAGATAAAGTGCTGCAAGGTGAACACGGACGACTGCCCAAATATCGCATCAACCTACGGCATCCGGAGCATCCCCACCGTCCTCATGTTCAAGGACGGCGAGAAGAAGGAGAGCGTCATCGGCGCCGTCCCGAAGACCACCCTCTGCACCATCATCGACAAGTACATCGGCAGCTAA